The Candidatus Methylomirabilis tolerans region GGGTGAATCGGAAGAAGGGTTGCGCCTATACGTGGCCGTCTATTCGCATTCTGCGGGTAGCGACGGGGCCAACCCCCATCAAGCCCTGGCGATGGTAGGCGGGCAGCCATGATCGGGCAGCTCATCGAAACAGGGTGCCGTGCCACACCCGGTCTTGGTCGCTGGTACCTGGATCACTATGTCAGCATCAAGCGACTCGAAAAGCAGGTCCGTTGTCAACTGGGATTCCCCGCCCCCCCTTCCTCAGTCACGCTCCTCGTCACCTATGCCTGCAACTTCGGCTGCGAACACTGCGAATCGACCTCTCATCCCATGGCCGAGCGGGGGCTTTCGTTCGAAACCATCGCCCGACTGATTCGGGAGATGAGGGAAATGGGGGTTAAGGTCCTGATCATCTCGGGGGGCGAACCGCTCGTCCGGCCCGATCTATTCGAGATTATCGGAGTGGCCAATCGACAGGGCTTGAAAGTGCTCCTATGTACTAACGGCAGCCTGGTGGAGCAGCGATGGGAACAACTGGCGAGCGCACAACTGGACTGCATCTTTACCAGCGTCGATGGCCTGGAGGAAACCAATGATCGGTTCCGGCACCATCCGGGAGCCTTCAAGCAGACGTTTCGAGCTCTCGAGCTGTTCCAAACGATGGGCGTCAGAAGCCGGATGGTCAATACGATGGTACACCCTGACAACCTCGAGGAACTGGAGGAGCTTGGCGACTGGATCATGGATTCGGCTGCAACGGTCTGGCGGATCGCTCTGGCGCTTCCGTCAGGGAGGGCCAGGGGACTGGAGCGCTTCTGCCTTACCGATGATCAGATCCGTTTAGTCCTGCGATTCATTCGGGATCGGCGTACACATTTCCCTGTATATCTGAGTGAGGAGGTTGGGTACGTTGGGCCGTGGGCCCTACAGGTTCGATCGAAGCCGTTCAGCTCCGGCGATGGGTTGAGTCACTTCGCCATCATGCCGACCGGCGATGTGATCGGATCGGGGGTGCTCCATGATGCCACCTACTCCGAAGGCAACGTCAAGGAACAGAGCCTGAAGGAAATTTGGCACCATGGCTTTCAGCGGTATCGGCAGCCGACCCTGCCCCAGGACTGTTATGCGTGCCGCCACGTGCACGCCTGTGGGGGCGGGACATTCGGAATGCGCGTGGGTGACCGTCACTGCAACAAACGACTCTGGGAAAAAGGAGGAAACACATGAAGGAAGTCCAGGCACAGAACGTCGGTGAGACCCATCCCAAGCAATCCTACACGAAACCGATGCTGACGAAGCACAAGCCAC contains the following coding sequences:
- a CDS encoding radical SAM protein, which encodes MIGQLIETGCRATPGLGRWYLDHYVSIKRLEKQVRCQLGFPAPPSSVTLLVTYACNFGCEHCESTSHPMAERGLSFETIARLIREMREMGVKVLIISGGEPLVRPDLFEIIGVANRQGLKVLLCTNGSLVEQRWEQLASAQLDCIFTSVDGLEETNDRFRHHPGAFKQTFRALELFQTMGVRSRMVNTMVHPDNLEELEELGDWIMDSAATVWRIALALPSGRARGLERFCLTDDQIRLVLRFIRDRRTHFPVYLSEEVGYVGPWALQVRSKPFSSGDGLSHFAIMPTGDVIGSGVLHDATYSEGNVKEQSLKEIWHHGFQRYRQPTLPQDCYACRHVHACGGGTFGMRVGDRHCNKRLWEKGGNT